A genome region from Natranaeroarchaeum sulfidigenes includes the following:
- a CDS encoding transcriptional regulator — protein sequence MSGSERDERGRFSAKHSDDEVLDTVRKHGPAGTTDVAEELGIKRPSADYRLRQFETDGKVESKMIGNSLAWSLTPEAEA from the coding sequence ATGAGTGGGAGCGAACGTGATGAGCGTGGGCGTTTCTCCGCGAAACACAGTGACGACGAGGTCCTCGACACCGTGCGAAAACACGGGCCTGCAGGTACGACGGATGTTGCCGAGGAGTTGGGAATTAAGCGCCCCAGCGCGGACTACCGACTTCGCCAATTCGAAACCGACGGCAAGGTGGAGAGTAAGATGATCGGGAACTCTCTCGCGTGGAGTCTAACTCCGGAGGCTGAAGCATGA